The following nucleotide sequence is from Zea mays cultivar B73 chromosome 1, Zm-B73-REFERENCE-NAM-5.0, whole genome shotgun sequence.
gacaccaccaccttggcgCCGAGCCGCTTCACGAGGCGGAGCACGGCCGGCATTGCGGCCACGTGGGCCGACCCCACGGGGAGGTGGACGGCCACGGCGTCGCCGCTGGTGATGGCCACCAGCTCCGCGGGGTCCAGGGCGTCCACGTTGTACGCCGCGAACTGGAGGAACACGCCGAGCTCGCGGGCGAAGCCCGACAGGTTCTCGTGGATGAGGTTCAGCTCCAGCGGGTGGTGCGACGCCGGCGACACCAATGCGGTCACCTTGAGCGTCGCCGCGGGGCTGCGCTGCGCCAGCTCCTGCATCAGCGACGCCCACTGCTCGCCCATGCCGATGTCCAGGTCCAGCACGTGGATGCGCCCGGCGGCCCCGAGCTCGTCCAGCACCGCCTGCACGCAGGTCAGGTGCGCGAACTGGAGCACGGGGGACACCTCGGAGAAGGCCTTGTACGCGCCGAGCTTCAGGACCACGTCGTACGGCGTCGACACCGCCGGGGGCGCAAGGGCCTCGCCGGTCGGGGAGAGCGCAACGCGCAGGGCCTCCTTGAAGTAGAAGGCCGAGCGGAGCAGCGGCGTCCCGGCCGTGGGCACGGCGGGGAGCCGATAATTGAGCCGCGCCAATATCTCGCGGGCGCCGAAGGCGTCGCCGGCCTCGGCAAGTCTGGCCGCCTCGGCAAGCTGGTCCACCGCAGCGGCCGCCTCGTCGTTACCCGCCTCCGCCTTGGGCTTCAAGGCCGACGCGAACCCGCCGCCCGCCTGGGCGACAGGCCCAGGGAAAGACGGCAGCTTCGGCGCCGGCGCCCCGGCCATCGGGTGTGGtcgcttcggctgcggcgccgcGTCCAGGGACGGGTGCGAGCCGAAGAAGGCGGCGTGCGGCTGGGGGTGGTGCTGGTGGCAGTGGTGGAGCAGGAAGTTGGGCGTGTGGCCGAAGGGCACCGGCTTGGCGTCCTCCATGGCCGGCGCGAACGGCATGGTGGACCCAAACGCCGGCGACATCATGGACGGCGCGTGGTCCAGCTCAAGGACCGGCGGGTCCATGACAGACCCCATGGCCGCAGACGCGTCCTCGCCGCCGATGATCCACCTGAGGAAGGTGTGGTCGGGGGCGAGCCCCGGCGGCGCCGCGGCGTCGGCCGCGTCCCACCCCTCGCCGGCGCCAAGGCCCATGTCAAGCGGTGTGAGCTGCCACTCCTCCTTGCCCCCCGCCACGGCCTCCTCCGCCCCTCCTCCCCCTGGCcatgccgccgccgccaccggcgGCGGGGAGACGTTCTTGGCGTTAGCACCGGCGAGGGCCGCCACACCGGCGGTCGCGGCGCCCAGGGGCGACGACAGCGTGGGAACCGAGGTCGGCGGGCTCGGGCTGGGGCTGTGTCGGCGGTCAAGCACCGAGGTGGGCTCCCAGAGGTCGCCGGCGCCTGAGACTTTGCCGGCGGCGAGCCCCTGTCGTTGGTGTTGCAGTTGCAGTTGCAGCAGTGTCCCCGCGTGCCCTTCTCGTGCGCTACCAGCAAAGAGCATTCCCCTCATCTAGTCCAGCTCCTCATAACAGCAGGAGCAAAACCAGGCAGGAATGGCGATGGCTGCTGCTCCCTGGCTACTTGTTCTTCCTCCTCCCGACACGTCTTGTCCTACGGGCTGGTTGCTTCTCTTCTCGCTTCAGATAGCGCTTGGCTGTTGTAG
It contains:
- the LOC100274201 gene encoding Scarecrow-like protein 6, which codes for MRGMLFAGSAREGHAGTLLQLQLQHQRQGLAAGKVSGAGDLWEPTSVLDRRHSPSPSPPTSVPTLSSPLGAATAGVAALAGANAKNVSPPPVAAAAWPGGGGAEEAVAGGKEEWQLTPLDMGLGAGEGWDAADAAAPPGLAPDHTFLRWIIGGEDASAAMGSVMDPPVLELDHAPSMMSPAFGSTMPFAPAMEDAKPVPFGHTPNFLLHHCHQHHPQPHAAFFGSHPSLDAAPQPKRPHPMAGAPAPKLPSFPGPVAQAGGGFASALKPKAEAGNDEAAAAVDQLAEAARLAEAGDAFGAREILARLNYRLPAVPTAGTPLLRSAFYFKEALRVALSPTGEALAPPAVSTPYDVVLKLGAYKAFSEVSPVLQFAHLTCVQAVLDELGAAGRIHVLDLDIGMGEQWASLMQELAQRSPAATLKVTALVSPASHHPLELNLIHENLSGFARELGVFLQFAAYNVDALDPAELVAITSGDAVAVHLPVGSAHVAAMPAVLRLVKRLGAKVVVSVDRGCDRTELSFSTHLLQAFQSCVSLLDSIDAVGGADAEAVGRIERFMVQPDVERRVVSRHRAAVAVDKPPPLPWRTVLASAGFVPVQASTFAESQAEALLKRMALMGFRVEKRGGALCLYWQRGELVSVSAWRC